From one Gracilibacillus salinarum genomic stretch:
- the fusA gene encoding elongation factor G, with the protein MPREFSLENTRNIGIMAHIDAGKTTATERILFYTGRIHKIGETHEGASQMDWMEQEQERGITITSAATTAQWKGHRINIIDTPGHVDFTVEVERSLRVLDGAVAVLDAQSGVEPQTETVWRQATTYGVPRVVFVNKMDKVGADFLYSVSTIGDRLGANAHPVQLPIGAEDEFEGIIDLISMEAYYYLDDLGTRAEAKEIPDEYKEQAEKYRTNLIESVAELDEDLMERYLEGEEFSNDELRVAIRKATLSVEFYPVFCGSAFKNKGVQLLIDGVVDYLPSPLDIPPIEGHIPQTEEEVVRKPDDKEPFSALAFKVATDPFVGKLTFFRVYSGTLKSGSYVKNSTKDKRERVGRILQMHANSREEISEVYAGDIAGAVGLKDTSTGDTLCDEKSLVILESMDFPDPVISVAIEPKSKADQDKMSIALGKLAEEDPTFKTETNTETGQTIISGMGELHLDIIVDRMKREFKVEANVGAPQVSYRETFRGSAEVEGKFVRQSGGRGQFGHVWVKFEPNEEGAGYEFVNKITGGVVPREYIPSVEQGIKESLENGVVAGYPLIDVKATLYDGSYHDVDSNETAFKVAASMALKAAKNKCNPVLLEPMMKVEVVIPEEYMGDIMGDVTSRRGRVEGMEARGPAQVVKAFVPLAEMFGYATSLRSNTQGRGTYTMHFDHYEEVPKSISEEIIKKNAGE; encoded by the coding sequence GGCTCACATCGATGCTGGTAAAACAACTGCAACAGAACGTATTTTATTCTATACTGGACGTATCCATAAAATTGGGGAAACACACGAAGGTGCTTCTCAAATGGACTGGATGGAGCAGGAACAGGAACGCGGTATTACCATTACATCTGCAGCAACAACTGCACAATGGAAAGGTCACCGCATTAACATCATCGATACACCGGGACACGTAGACTTCACAGTAGAAGTTGAACGTTCATTACGTGTACTTGATGGTGCGGTAGCGGTACTAGATGCTCAGTCTGGTGTAGAACCACAAACTGAAACAGTGTGGCGCCAAGCTACAACATACGGTGTTCCACGTGTTGTATTTGTTAACAAAATGGATAAAGTCGGTGCAGACTTCCTTTACTCCGTTAGTACAATCGGAGATCGTCTTGGAGCAAATGCTCACCCTGTACAACTTCCAATTGGTGCGGAAGATGAATTCGAAGGAATCATCGACCTAATCTCAATGGAAGCATACTACTACCTGGATGATTTAGGAACTCGTGCTGAAGCGAAAGAAATTCCTGATGAATACAAAGAACAAGCGGAAAAATACCGTACTAATTTAATCGAATCAGTTGCAGAATTAGATGAAGATCTAATGGAACGTTATTTAGAAGGTGAAGAATTTTCTAATGACGAACTAAGAGTAGCGATTCGTAAAGCCACTTTAAGTGTAGAATTTTACCCAGTATTCTGTGGTTCTGCTTTCAAAAACAAAGGGGTTCAATTACTAATTGATGGTGTTGTTGATTATTTACCATCACCATTAGACATCCCTCCAATTGAAGGTCATATACCACAAACAGAAGAAGAAGTAGTTCGTAAGCCTGATGATAAAGAACCGTTTTCGGCTTTAGCATTTAAAGTAGCAACAGATCCTTTTGTTGGGAAGCTTACATTCTTCCGCGTGTACTCTGGTACATTAAAGTCTGGTTCATACGTGAAAAACTCCACGAAAGATAAACGTGAACGTGTAGGACGTATCCTGCAAATGCACGCTAACTCTCGTGAAGAAATTTCAGAAGTTTATGCAGGGGATATAGCTGGCGCAGTTGGTCTGAAAGATACTAGTACTGGTGATACTCTATGTGATGAGAAAAGCCTAGTAATTCTAGAATCTATGGATTTCCCAGATCCAGTTATCTCTGTAGCAATCGAGCCTAAATCGAAAGCTGACCAAGATAAAATGTCAATAGCATTAGGTAAACTTGCAGAAGAAGATCCAACATTCAAGACAGAAACAAACACAGAAACTGGTCAGACGATCATTTCTGGTATGGGTGAGCTTCACCTTGATATTATTGTGGATCGTATGAAACGTGAGTTCAAAGTAGAAGCTAACGTAGGTGCACCACAAGTATCTTACCGTGAAACATTCCGTGGTTCTGCGGAAGTGGAAGGTAAATTCGTTCGCCAATCTGGTGGTCGTGGTCAATTTGGTCACGTTTGGGTTAAATTTGAACCTAACGAAGAAGGCGCAGGATATGAATTCGTAAATAAAATTACTGGTGGTGTTGTACCACGTGAGTACATCCCATCTGTTGAACAAGGTATCAAAGAATCATTGGAAAACGGCGTAGTAGCTGGTTATCCACTAATCGATGTTAAAGCGACACTATATGATGGAAGCTATCACGATGTTGACTCTAACGAAACAGCATTTAAAGTAGCGGCGTCTATGGCGCTTAAAGCAGCTAAAAACAAATGTAACCCAGTTCTGTTGGAACCAATGATGAAAGTAGAAGTTGTTATTCCTGAAGAATACATGGGTGACATTATGGGTGATGTAACTTCTCGTCGTGGACGCGTTGAAGGTATGGAAGCACGCGGACCTGCACAAGTAGTTAAAGCATTCGTTCCACTAGCAGAAATGTTTGGTTATGCTACTTCACTTCGTTCTAATACACAAGGTCGTGGTACTTATACTATGCACTTTGATCATTATGAAGAAGTACCGAAGAGCATTTCTGAAGAAATTATCAAGAAAAATGCTGGTGAATAA
- the tuf gene encoding elongation factor Tu produces the protein MAKEKFDRSKDHVNIGTIGHVDHGKTTLTAAITNVLFNKYGSGEARAYDQIDGAPEEKERGITISTAHVEYETDNRHYAHVDCPGHADYVKNMITGAAQMDGAILVVSAADGPMPQTREHILLSRQVGVPAIVVFLNKCDMVDDEELLELVEMEVRDLLSEYEFPGDDVPVVKGSALKALEGDEQYVNAILELMDAVDEYIPRPDRDTEKPFMMPVEDVFSITGRGTVATGRVERGVVKVGDEVEVIGLAEEAAKTTVTGVEMFRKLLDYAEAGDNIGALLRGVAREDINRGQVLAKPGSITPHTNFKAEVYVLSKDEGGRHTPFFSNYRPQFYFTTTDVTGVISLPEGVEMVMPGDNVEMTVELISPIAMEDGTKFSIREGGRTVGAGVVSTITK, from the coding sequence ATGGCTAAGGAAAAGTTTGACCGTTCCAAGGACCACGTTAACATTGGTACAATTGGACACGTTGACCATGGTAAAACAACATTAACAGCAGCAATCACTAACGTTCTATTTAACAAATATGGTAGTGGGGAAGCTCGTGCATACGATCAAATCGATGGAGCTCCTGAAGAAAAAGAACGTGGAATCACTATCTCAACTGCACACGTTGAGTATGAAACTGATAACCGTCACTATGCACACGTTGACTGCCCAGGTCACGCTGACTATGTTAAAAACATGATCACTGGTGCTGCACAAATGGACGGTGCTATCCTTGTAGTATCTGCAGCGGATGGTCCAATGCCACAAACTCGTGAGCACATCTTACTTTCTCGTCAAGTAGGTGTACCTGCGATCGTTGTATTCTTAAACAAATGCGACATGGTAGATGACGAAGAACTTCTTGAATTAGTAGAAATGGAAGTACGTGATCTATTAAGCGAATATGAATTCCCTGGTGACGATGTACCAGTTGTTAAAGGTTCTGCTCTTAAAGCACTTGAAGGTGACGAGCAATACGTTAACGCAATCCTTGAACTTATGGATGCAGTTGATGAGTATATCCCTCGTCCAGACCGTGACACTGAAAAACCATTCATGATGCCAGTTGAGGATGTATTCTCAATCACTGGTCGTGGTACTGTTGCAACAGGACGTGTTGAGCGTGGTGTTGTAAAAGTAGGTGACGAAGTAGAAGTAATCGGTCTTGCTGAAGAAGCAGCGAAAACTACTGTAACAGGTGTAGAAATGTTCCGTAAGCTTCTTGACTATGCTGAAGCTGGTGACAACATTGGTGCACTTCTACGTGGTGTTGCACGTGAAGATATCAACCGTGGTCAAGTACTAGCTAAGCCTGGTTCAATTACACCACACACTAACTTCAAAGCAGAAGTTTATGTATTATCTAAAGACGAAGGTGGACGTCATACTCCATTCTTCTCTAACTACCGTCCGCAGTTCTATTTCACTACAACTGACGTTACTGGTGTTATCAGCCTTCCTGAAGGTGTAGAAATGGTAATGCCTGGTGAT